The genomic DNA ATTGTGATTCCGAGCCCTGAATGGTCTCGTGCACTTTCTACACCTAGAAATCCAGGTTGCTGCTTTGCGAGTTCCTCCATTTTGTCGGCAACTGTACTATAATCTGTTGTATCATTTGATAAATTAGAAGTGAATATAACTGCATAATAAGACTTGTTTTTTTCTAAATTAGATGCCATTATTTTTCCCCCTTAATGTATAGTGTGAATGATTAATCCATAGTTTGTATTTTAGCAGGTCACAAAAAGAAAAGAAGTAGAAAATTCTTATTTTTTTAGCTCCTGTAAAATAGAAGAAATTTATAATAAGTAATCTAAAGGAAGAAAAATGCCACTTCAAAAAAATGAAGTGGCATTTCTTATATTTCCTCTAAGCTATTAACTGGAACCGTTAATTCGCGTCCTGGATTTTTTACTTCATATATGCGGGCGGTTTCATTGCTTTCGTCGACGTGTTGAATCATAACAGGCATGCCTTGAAAACTAACATTAGCTTGCTCCGCTGACACAGAAATCTCTTTTGCACGTTGAATATTCATTTATATTCCTCCCATCATTATTATCTTTGCTAAAAAAGAGGAATAATATACCATTTCGAGACATTCTTAAAATTTTTGTATTATTTGTAATGTTTCTTTAATAAATTCGGAAAAAGTAGAGTCTGGATAAGCTTGTATCATTTCATTTGCTTTTGTTGCTTCTTCAAGAGCTCTTGTTTTATCATTTAGTTTGACGTAACAAAGTGCACGATATGCACCTGCTGTTGTAAGCCACGCTTGATCCAGTGGATGGTTCATATAATCCGGTATAATACTACCACATTGCAATGCTTGTAAAGCTTCCTCGTAACGTTTTAATCCGTATAAAGATTTTCCTTTTTCAAGATAATACAATCCGTCATCTTGAAAAATTGGCTTATCTTTTAGTTTTTTTCGAAATTGTTCTAGATGTTTTAATGCGATTGTATATTCATTAGTAATCGTGTTGTAGTAGTAAGCTTTTAAAATATCAATAATCGCAAT from Bacillus basilensis includes the following:
- a CDS encoding antibiotic biosynthesis monooxygenase produces the protein MASNLEKNKSYYAVIFTSNLSNDTTDYSTVADKMEELAKQQPGFLGVESARDHSGLGITISYWKSLEAIDNWKRNALHKEAKKRGREQWYENFHLRICLVEKEFKFHRGTL
- a CDS encoding H-type small acid-soluble spore protein, producing MNIQRAKEISVSAEQANVSFQGMPVMIQHVDESNETARIYEVKNPGRELTVPVNSLEEI